ACGTGTCGGACCTTCACCGCGATGATCGAGGGCGTGCGCGAATCGGCCGTGAACGCCGGTCTGGCCAAGCCCGCCGAGTTCGACGCGGGCATCCACGACCTGAAGCGCACCGCCGGCGCTGACGGGGTGTTCTGCTACACGTTCTTCAAGGGCACGGGCCGCAAGCCCGCGGCCGGCAGCGCCGTCTGACGCATCTTTCCTCCATGCCCACATCCGACCTCGAACTCGAAAGAGATTCCTTCATTGCGCAGAGCGGCCGGTTCCTGGCGTTTCCGATCGCGGGCGCGGTGGTGTGGACGGTGGTCGGTATCCTGGGCCTGCTGCTCCCGCCGCTCACCGCCCGTTACGCGCTGGTCTTCGGCAGCGGCGTGATCTTCCCGCTGGCGTTGCTGGTGGCCCGGTTCACCGGCCAGCGCGTGTTCATCCCGGGCAATCGTTTTGCCAACCTCATGGGCTTGTCGGTCCTGATGGTGAACCTGCTCTGGGCGTTGCACCTGGCCCTGCTCACGTCGCGGTCCGCGCACCTGATGCCGCTGTCGCTCGCGATCGGCCTTGGCCTGCACTGGATCGTGTTTGGCTGGATCATCCAGGCCCCGCTGGGCCTCGTGCATGCGATCGTGCGCACGGTGCTGTGCACAGTGGTGACGTTTGCCTTCCCGCAGCACAGCCTCACCGCCGTGGCGTTTGCGGTCGTCGCCTGCTACGCGATGACGATGGTGCAACTCGTGGCGTTCTTCCGCCGGTGGACGCCCGCCGGGGCCCGGGCGGAGACGGCGATCAGCGCCTGAGCAAAAAAACAGCGGCGCGGCAGATGCCGGGCCGCTGGGCGGAGAGGATGGCGTTCGGGCGCTTACCGGCCCGCGATGGTCGTGGCGATCGGCGCGATCGTGTCGGTCACGGCGCGGCCGAAGCCCTCCAGGACCGGGGTGGGGACGACGCCGAGGGCGACGATGCAGACGATGAGCGCGACGCACAGGCCGCGGGTCTGCCAGTCGAGGACGATCGGGCTTTCGTCCGCGTGCTCGACCTTCTCGCCGAACACCGCCTTCCGAACGACGTTCAGGTAGTAGTAGATCGCGATCGCGGCGTTGAGCATCGCGATCACCACCAGGGCCACGTGGCCCTGGGCGAACGCCGCCGTGAGGAGCGAGAGCTTGCCCATGAACCCGACGAAGGGCGGGATGCCGGCGAGGCCGAAAAGCCCGACCAGCAGCGTGAGCGCCAGCAGCGGGGAACGGCGATGGAGGCCGGCGAGTTCGTCGATGCCGACGTTGGCGCCGTCGCGCGCCACCCGGCTGATCACCAGGAAGCAGGCGAGGACCATGAGCATGTAGCCGGAGATGTAATACAGAGCAGCGCCGTACCCGGCCTCGCTGAGGGAGACGAAGCCGACGAGCGCATAGCCGGCGTGCGCGATGGCGGAGAAGCCGAGGAGGCGCTTGAGGTCCTTCTGGGCGAGGGCGATGAGGTTGCCGTAGAACATCGAGCCGATCGCCAGGCAGGTCAGGATCGTGGCGATGGCGTGATTCGCGGGCGTCGCGAGGGAGACGAAGCGCACCAGCACCGCAACGGCGCCGATCTTCGGGAGGGAGGCGATCAGGCTCGTCGTCTCGTTGGAGGCGCCCTGGTAGACGTCGGGGGTCCAGAAATGGAAGGGGAAGACGGCCAGCTTGTAGAGGAAGCCGGCGAAGGTGAGCGTCAGGCCGGCGATGGCGAGCGGCGTGCCCATGACCGGGGCGAGGCGGGCGACCATGGCCGGGATGTGCGTCGTGCTGGTCAGGCCGAACAGGTAGCTCAGGCCGAAGAACATGATGCCGTTGGCGGCGACGCCGAACATGATGTACTTCACGGCCGACTCCATCTGCATGCGCTGGCCCTCGCGCTCGCGGCGCATGGCGACCATCAGGTACAGCGGGAAGGAGGAGAGCTCGAGGGCGATGACGATCGTGATCGCGTCGAGGCTGCTGACCAGCATCAGGAGGCCCGAGATGCTGAGCGTGAGGAACAGGTAATATTCGGGGCGGACCTTCTCGCGGACATCCGGCAGCCGGCCATTGATGACGGCGACGGCGGTGAAGCCGGCGGTGAGCACGAGCTTGAGCAGCTGGGAGAAGAGGTCGACCCGGTACGCGCCGCTGAACAGGACCGCGGTCTGGCCCAGCGTGCCGATGCTGGCGAGCAGCGCGACCAGTCCGGTGGCCAGCGCGACGTGGCGGGCACGTGTGCCGGCTGATTCGCCGAGCGTCAGCGCGAACAGCACGAACGCGCCGAGCAGGACGACCAGCTCAGGGAGGAAGGCGAGGAAGGAATTCATCGGAGAACCCGGGCAGGGCGCGGGTGATAAGTTGGGCGTTGAAAAGCGGGGAAGCGGAGGGCGCGGAGGCGGCAGATCAGCCGGCAACGGAGGCGACCGCGGCGGCGGCGGCCGGCACCGCGTGCCCCGCCTGCTGGAGGATCCGAAGGACGCTGGCGTGCATCACGTCGATGAACGGCTGCGGGTGGAGGCCGATCCAGAAGACGAAGACCAGCAGCGGCAGCAGGGTGACGACCTCGCGGAAGTTGAGATCGGTGAGGTCATGATGCTGCGGGTTCTGCGGGCTGCCGTAGGCGACCTTCTGCAGCGTGCGGAGCATGTAGGCCGCGGCCAGGATGACGCCCGGGACGACGCAGAGCGTCATCCACTTGGAGTGGCTGAAGCTGCCGGCCAGGACCAGGAACTCGCCGACGAAGCTGTTGGTGGCCGGGAAGGCGAGGGAGGAGAGGCAGAAGACGCCGAAGAAGCCGGTGAACACGGGCATGTACTTGCCGATGCCGGCCGCGGCGCTGAGGTCGCGCGTGTGCAGGCGCTCGTAGATGATGCCGACGCAGATGAAGAGCGCGCCGGTCGTGATGCCGTGGTTGATCATCACCAGCGTGGCGCCTTCGACGCCGTTCACGTTCAGAACGAAGATGCCGAGCGTGGCGAAGCCCATGTGGGCGACGCTGGAGTAGGCGACCAGCTTCTTGAGATCGGTCTGGGCGAGGGCGGTGAAGCCGCCGTAGAGGATCGCGACGACGGACAACGCGAGAATGTACGGGGCAAAGACGGCCGTCGCGTGCGGGGTGATCGGCAGGCAGAACCGCAGGAAACCGTAGGTGCCCATCTTGAGGAGCACGCTGGCGAGGATCACGCTGCCCGCGGTCGGTGCCTCCACGTGCGCGGCGGGGAGCCACGTGTGGAACGGGAACATCGGCACCTTGATGGCGAAGGAGACGAAGAACGCGGCGAAGACCCAGAGCTGGAAGGTGTCGCTGTACGGCTGCCCCATCATGCCCGGGAGGCTGAAGCTGCCGGTCTGGAGGCGCAGGGCGATCAGCGCCACGAGCAGCATCACGGAGCCGGCCATGGTGTAGATGAAGAACTTCAGCGAGGCGTACACCTTGCGCGGGCCGCCCCAGACGCCGATGAGCAGCGCCATCGGGATGAGCATCGCTTCCCAGAAGATGAAGAAGAGGATCGCATCGAGCGCGCTGAACACGCCGACCATGGCGGCCTCCATGACCAGCATGCAGATCATGAACTCCTTCACGCGCGTCTTGATGTAATTCCAGGAGGCCAGGACGCACAGCGGCATGATCAGGGTCGTCAGCAGGACCAGCAGCAGGCTGATGCCGTCGACGCCGAGGGCGTAGTCGATCTTCAGCGCCGGGATCCAGGCGTGCTGTTCGCGGAACTGGAACTCGGCGGACGCCGGGTTGAACCGGCTCCACAGCGGCAGCGAGACCAGCGCGATCGCAGACGTGGCAAGAAACGCCCACCAGCGCAGGAGGCGCTCATTGCCAATCAGGGCGGCCACCGCGGCGGCGACGAGCGGGCTGAAGATCAGCACGCTGAGCAGCGGGAGGCTTTCGGTGAAACAGGAGGAGCTCACTGGAAAAGGGCGCGGTGGTTAGAAGAACAGGACGAAGGCCACGACGATCACGGCGCCGACGCCGAAAGCCATCGTGAGGTTTTCCTGCAAGGCGCCGCGCTGCGAGGTGCGCAGGCGTTCGCCGAGGCGCTTGACGCTGCCGGCGAGGCCGTCGACGACGCCGTCGATCACCTTGCCGTCGAAGACGGCGGCGAGGCGCGAGGAGGCCATCAGCGGGACGAGGCCGCCTACGCGGTAGATCTCACCCACGGCGGTGTCGATCGCCTGGATCGGCTTGGACGCGAGCCACAGGAAGGCCTGGCCGCCCTTGCGGTAGGGCCAGTCGAGATCGAGGCTGATCTTGGCCTCCGGCTGCAGTTTCTTGATCAGCAGGAAGAAGCCGAGCGCGGTGAAGAGGAGGATCTGCAGCGTCTCCGAGACGTGATAGCTGCTGTAAACCACGGCCGCATACTCCGTCGCCGCATTCTGGTAGGGGAGCATCCGATACAGGTACGGCGTGTAGCAGCCGATGAAGATGCAGAGGAATGCCGTGACGCCCATGGCGGCCATCATGTTCCAGGTGGGCTCGCCCGCGCGGTCCCAGGTCTGCTTCGCGCAGTTGTTCTTCCCGAACCAGATGAAGTACGGGACCTTCAGGCCGGTGTGGAGGAAGGTACCGGCGGACGCCAGCATCAGGAGGAAGCCGACCCACAACTTGTGGCTCTCAAACCCGGCGGAGACGATCATCGACTTGCTGACGAAGCCGCTGAAGAGCGGGAACGCCGAGATGGAGAGACCCCCGATGAGGGTGAAGAGGAACGTCCACGGCATCTTCGGGTAGAGGCCACC
This genomic window from Opitutus sp. ER46 contains:
- a CDS encoding NADH-quinone oxidoreductase subunit M, with amino-acid sequence MSSSCFTESLPLLSVLIFSPLVAAAVAALIGNERLLRWWAFLATSAIALVSLPLWSRFNPASAEFQFREQHAWIPALKIDYALGVDGISLLLVLLTTLIMPLCVLASWNYIKTRVKEFMICMLVMEAAMVGVFSALDAILFFIFWEAMLIPMALLIGVWGGPRKVYASLKFFIYTMAGSVMLLVALIALRLQTGSFSLPGMMGQPYSDTFQLWVFAAFFVSFAIKVPMFPFHTWLPAAHVEAPTAGSVILASVLLKMGTYGFLRFCLPITPHATAVFAPYILALSVVAILYGGFTALAQTDLKKLVAYSSVAHMGFATLGIFVLNVNGVEGATLVMINHGITTGALFICVGIIYERLHTRDLSAAAGIGKYMPVFTGFFGVFCLSSLAFPATNSFVGEFLVLAGSFSHSKWMTLCVVPGVILAAAYMLRTLQKVAYGSPQNPQHHDLTDLNFREVVTLLPLLVFVFWIGLHPQPFIDVMHASVLRILQQAGHAVPAAAAAVASVAG
- a CDS encoding NADH-quinone oxidoreductase subunit N, giving the protein MNSFLAFLPELVVLLGAFVLFALTLGESAGTRARHVALATGLVALLASIGTLGQTAVLFSGAYRVDLFSQLLKLVLTAGFTAVAVINGRLPDVREKVRPEYYLFLTLSISGLLMLVSSLDAITIVIALELSSFPLYLMVAMRREREGQRMQMESAVKYIMFGVAANGIMFFGLSYLFGLTSTTHIPAMVARLAPVMGTPLAIAGLTLTFAGFLYKLAVFPFHFWTPDVYQGASNETTSLIASLPKIGAVAVLVRFVSLATPANHAIATILTCLAIGSMFYGNLIALAQKDLKRLLGFSAIAHAGYALVGFVSLSEAGYGAALYYISGYMLMVLACFLVISRVARDGANVGIDELAGLHRRSPLLALTLLVGLFGLAGIPPFVGFMGKLSLLTAAFAQGHVALVVIAMLNAAIAIYYYLNVVRKAVFGEKVEHADESPIVLDWQTRGLCVALIVCIVALGVVPTPVLEGFGRAVTDTIAPIATTIAGR